Proteins from one Streptomyces sp. NBC_00390 genomic window:
- a CDS encoding alpha/beta fold hydrolase, protein MSGTEEFHAWQIHESGPADAPHTVLLLPGAMLSTAFYDGLMGAPALAGAPVRLAAVTIPGFAGTPAPQDPRMETYAALYGALAAQRGCDAVVGHSLGANIALEMAAGGHFTGPVVLLSPTFSRPDEFKELEVADRLGRVPGIGALAWSAMVHMTPHAMAESLPGDSRDELIAELKKNDPPVCRKIVRHYFDYLDRHGSLVPRLRESGARAWVVRGDRDEIGLTDEEHDELAAMTRVTMVTVPDAGHMVMTDQPARVAELIARVVLD, encoded by the coding sequence GTGAGCGGTACCGAGGAGTTCCACGCATGGCAGATCCACGAGTCGGGGCCCGCCGACGCCCCGCACACCGTGCTGCTGCTGCCGGGTGCGATGCTCAGCACGGCGTTCTATGACGGCCTGATGGGCGCACCGGCACTCGCCGGGGCGCCGGTGCGGCTGGCCGCGGTGACGATCCCCGGCTTCGCGGGCACCCCTGCCCCACAGGATCCGCGCATGGAGACCTATGCGGCGCTCTACGGCGCTCTCGCCGCGCAGCGCGGATGCGATGCCGTGGTCGGCCACAGCCTCGGCGCCAACATCGCCCTGGAGATGGCCGCCGGCGGACACTTCACGGGCCCTGTCGTCCTGCTGTCCCCGACGTTCTCGCGTCCGGACGAGTTCAAGGAGCTCGAGGTCGCCGACCGCCTCGGCCGAGTGCCCGGAATCGGGGCCCTGGCCTGGTCCGCGATGGTGCACATGACACCGCACGCGATGGCGGAGAGCCTGCCCGGGGACAGTCGTGACGAGCTGATCGCCGAGCTGAAGAAGAACGACCCGCCGGTCTGCCGCAAGATCGTCCGGCACTACTTCGACTATCTGGACCGCCATGGATCACTGGTCCCCCGGCTGCGCGAGTCGGGCGCGCGGGCATGGGTCGTACGCGGCGACCGCGACGAGATCGGGCTGACCGACGAGGAGCACGACGAGCTCGCCGCCATGACCCGCGTGACCATGGTCACCGTGCCCGACGCGGGCCACATGGTGATGACGGATCAGCCGGCAAGGGTCGCCGAACTGATCGCGCGGGTGGTCCTGGACTGA
- a CDS encoding ATP-dependent DNA ligase → MDLPVMPPVKPMLAKAVKKIPPGMQYEAKWDGFRAIVHRDGDEVVIGSRTGKPLTRYFPELVDELRTQLPARSVVDGEIVIAHEGRLDFDRLTERIHPADSRVRMLAERTPASFVAFDLLALGDDSLFDTPLDRRRVMLTEALAGTRPPVHLAPATTDVALAQQWFEQYEGAGLDGIIAKPLDLPYRPDARLMFKVKHERTADVVVAGYRFHKSGPIVGSLLLGLYDDSGALQHIGVCAAFSAKRREELVEELEPLRMDPPEGHPWAAWADESAHESARLPGAPSRWSGKKDLSWVALRPERVVEVAYDHMEGDRFRHTAQFRRWRPDREAASCTYAQLEEPVRYDLSEVLSAPGG, encoded by the coding sequence ATGGATCTGCCGGTGATGCCCCCTGTGAAGCCGATGCTCGCCAAGGCCGTGAAGAAGATCCCGCCCGGGATGCAGTACGAGGCCAAGTGGGACGGCTTCCGGGCGATCGTGCACCGGGACGGCGACGAGGTGGTGATCGGCAGCCGTACGGGCAAGCCGCTCACACGCTACTTCCCCGAACTGGTCGACGAACTGCGCACCCAGCTGCCCGCCCGGTCGGTCGTCGACGGCGAGATCGTCATCGCCCATGAGGGCCGCCTCGACTTCGACCGGCTCACCGAGCGCATCCATCCCGCAGACTCGCGGGTGCGGATGCTGGCCGAGCGGACGCCCGCGAGCTTCGTCGCCTTCGATCTGCTCGCGCTCGGCGACGACTCCCTCTTCGACACACCGCTCGACCGGCGGCGGGTGATGCTCACCGAGGCACTGGCCGGGACCCGGCCGCCCGTCCATCTGGCGCCCGCCACCACGGATGTCGCACTCGCCCAGCAGTGGTTCGAGCAGTACGAGGGCGCAGGCCTCGACGGGATCATCGCCAAGCCGCTCGATCTGCCGTACCGCCCTGACGCCCGCCTGATGTTCAAGGTCAAGCACGAGCGCACGGCCGACGTGGTGGTGGCGGGCTACCGCTTCCACAAGAGCGGGCCGATCGTCGGTTCGCTGCTGCTGGGCCTGTACGACGATTCGGGCGCCCTCCAGCACATCGGCGTGTGCGCCGCGTTCTCGGCGAAGCGGCGCGAGGAGCTGGTCGAGGAGCTGGAGCCGCTGCGGATGGATCCGCCGGAGGGTCACCCGTGGGCTGCGTGGGCGGACGAGAGCGCCCACGAGAGTGCCCGGCTGCCGGGCGCGCCGAGCCGCTGGTCGGGCAAGAAGGACCTGTCATGGGTGGCACTGCGGCCCGAGCGGGTGGTGGAGGTCGCCTACGACCACATGGAGGGCGACCGGTTCCGGCACACCGCGCAGTTCCGGCGGTGGCGGCCCGACCGTGAGGCCGCGAGCTGCACCTATGCCCAGCTGGAGGAGCCGGTGCGGTACGACCTGTCCGAGGTGCTGTCGGCTCCGGGCGGGTGA
- a CDS encoding 6-phospho-beta-glucosidase codes for MKLTILGGGGFRVPLVYGALLADRGEGRVTRVTLHDVDADRLDAVARVLAEQAAAHPDAPRVVVTRDLDEAVRGADFVFSAIRVGGLEGRAADERVALAEGVLGQETVGAGGIAYGLRTIPVAMDIARRVAGLAPDAWVINFTNPAGLVTEAMSRVLGDRVIGICDSPVGLGRRVARALGADPATAWIDYVGLNHLGWLRGLRVGGRDELPRLLADTDALGSFEEGRLFGPDWLRSLGAVPNEYLHYYYFNRETVRAYQEAKQTRGAFLRTQQAGFYEEMRRPGTPPLETWHRTLAEREATYMAANREAAGTGERDEDDLESGGYEKVALALMRAIARDEHTTLILNVRNQGTLAVLDAQAVIEVPCFVDVNGAHPVTVDPLPYHAAGLVASVKAVEREVLAAAESGSRASAVKAFALHPLVDSVSVARRLLEGYRAEHPGLAYLTRP; via the coding sequence ATGAAGCTCACGATTCTCGGCGGCGGCGGATTCCGCGTGCCCCTCGTGTACGGGGCGCTGCTCGCCGATCGCGGCGAGGGCCGCGTCACCCGGGTCACACTGCACGACGTGGACGCGGACCGGCTCGACGCGGTGGCCCGGGTGCTCGCGGAACAGGCCGCCGCGCACCCGGACGCGCCCCGGGTCGTGGTGACCCGTGACCTCGACGAGGCCGTGCGCGGTGCGGACTTCGTGTTCTCCGCGATCCGGGTCGGCGGTCTCGAAGGACGCGCGGCCGACGAACGGGTCGCCCTGGCCGAAGGCGTGCTGGGGCAGGAGACCGTCGGCGCGGGCGGGATCGCCTACGGGCTGCGTACGATCCCCGTGGCCATGGACATCGCGCGCCGGGTCGCCGGGCTCGCCCCCGATGCCTGGGTCATCAACTTCACCAACCCGGCCGGTCTGGTCACCGAGGCGATGAGCCGGGTGCTGGGCGACCGGGTGATCGGCATCTGCGACTCGCCCGTCGGGCTCGGGCGGCGGGTCGCGCGGGCGCTGGGTGCCGACCCGGCGACGGCCTGGATCGACTATGTGGGCCTCAACCACCTCGGCTGGCTGCGCGGGCTACGCGTGGGCGGTCGCGACGAGCTGCCGCGGCTGCTGGCGGACACCGACGCTCTGGGCTCGTTCGAGGAGGGCAGGCTCTTCGGGCCGGATTGGCTGCGGTCGCTGGGCGCGGTGCCCAACGAGTATCTGCACTACTACTACTTCAACCGCGAGACGGTACGCGCCTACCAGGAGGCGAAGCAGACACGCGGCGCGTTCCTTCGGACCCAACAGGCCGGTTTCTACGAGGAGATGCGGCGTCCCGGCACACCCCCGCTGGAGACCTGGCACCGCACGCTCGCGGAGCGCGAGGCGACATACATGGCGGCCAACCGCGAGGCGGCGGGGACCGGCGAGCGGGACGAGGACGATCTGGAGTCGGGCGGCTACGAGAAGGTGGCACTGGCCCTCATGCGTGCGATCGCGCGCGACGAGCACACGACGCTGATCCTCAACGTCCGCAACCAGGGCACGCTGGCCGTGCTGGACGCGCAGGCCGTGATCGAGGTGCCCTGCTTCGTGGACGTGAACGGCGCGCACCCGGTGACGGTCGACCCGCTGCCGTATCACGCGGCGGGTCTCGTGGCCTCGGTGAAGGCGGTGGAGCGTGAGGTGCTCGCGGCGGCGGAGAGCGGTTCGCGGGCGAGCGCGGTCAAGGCCTTCGCGCTGCACCCCCTGGTCGACTCCGTGAGCGTGGCACGGCGGCTGCTGGAGGGATACCGGGCCGAGCATCCCGGACTCGCCTATCTGACCCGGCCGTAG
- a CDS encoding cytochrome P450, with protein sequence MSAAVRQDPVPAAGGTGVARARRRDRQVYLRSHPVLFALLAAARRRPVLRIGRTLLVHDADAYREVLTRLPLDRTAAGTTGAAARSALGPAEQPYGGMLFDQEGDEHRSGRRGLARDLGAFGVERLRAVWQPLLVRRLEPLATGEEVDLVALARELSGSVVCALTGSGASPSAVAAAAADAAAASVRSELPGLPRRGARAEAAQAAARLRQLLGTVGDDALSTMVAVAAVNTTVAALPRAAAWCADAQLWDQAADDALRGPLADELLRITAASPLLPRVAAANGAAGGCPVRAGDRLLLVTRHAVGAHRSAPDARRPAAPDVAHLVFGAGPHTCPGARLARVQLADVLQALAPYRPVVVRAEADRRAALPSWRTLTVRAGRPLLRA encoded by the coding sequence ATGAGTGCCGCCGTTCGTCAGGATCCGGTGCCGGCCGCGGGCGGCACCGGCGTTGCGCGGGCACGGCGCCGGGACCGGCAGGTGTATCTGCGCAGTCACCCCGTCCTCTTCGCTCTCCTCGCGGCCGCCCGCCGCCGCCCTGTGCTCCGGATCGGACGCACGCTGCTGGTGCACGACGCGGACGCGTACCGCGAGGTGCTGACCCGCCTGCCTCTCGACCGTACGGCGGCCGGAACCACGGGAGCGGCGGCACGGTCCGCGCTGGGCCCGGCTGAACAGCCTTACGGCGGGATGCTGTTCGACCAGGAGGGCGACGAACACCGGTCCGGGCGACGTGGTCTGGCGAGGGATCTCGGAGCGTTCGGCGTCGAGCGACTGCGGGCGGTGTGGCAGCCCTTGCTCGTGCGACGGCTCGAACCGCTGGCCACGGGCGAGGAGGTGGACCTCGTCGCGCTCGCCCGGGAGCTCTCGGGCTCGGTCGTCTGCGCGCTGACCGGCTCGGGCGCGTCCCCGTCCGCCGTGGCCGCTGCCGCCGCCGACGCCGCCGCCGCCTCGGTCCGCAGCGAGCTGCCGGGGCTGCCCCGCCGGGGAGCCCGGGCCGAGGCGGCGCAGGCGGCGGCTCGGCTGCGGCAGCTGCTCGGCACCGTCGGGGACGACGCGCTGTCCACGATGGTGGCGGTCGCCGCCGTGAACACCACGGTCGCGGCGCTGCCCCGGGCCGCTGCCTGGTGTGCGGACGCCCAGTTGTGGGACCAGGCCGCGGACGACGCCCTGCGCGGGCCCCTGGCCGACGAGTTGCTGCGCATCACGGCCGCTTCTCCGCTGCTGCCCCGGGTGGCCGCGGCCAACGGCGCGGCGGGTGGCTGCCCGGTGCGCGCCGGTGACCGGCTCCTGCTGGTCACCCGGCACGCCGTCGGCGCCCACCGGAGCGCACCGGACGCCCGGCGTCCCGCCGCTCCCGACGTCGCCCACCTGGTCTTCGGCGCGGGGCCGCACACCTGCCCGGGGGCCAGGCTCGCCCGGGTCCAGCTGGCCGATGTGCTCCAGGCCCTGGCGCCGTACCGCCCGGTCGTGGTGCGGGCCGAGGCCGACCGCAGGGCGGCCCTGCCCAGCTGGCGGACCCTCACGGTACGCGCCGGCCGTCCGCTCCTGCGGGCCTGA
- a CDS encoding YchJ family protein produces MARHISRPKRTAAPALTADSPCPCGLPATYGECCGRFHSGEESAPTAEHLMRSRYSAFAVQDAAYLLRTWHASTRPRHLELDPAMHWASLEIEETTDGSAFHVKGTVTFRARYRHHGKRGELYERSNFQRQNGMWVYVDGTFIDGT; encoded by the coding sequence ATGGCCCGACACATCTCACGTCCCAAGCGGACTGCCGCTCCCGCTCTCACCGCGGACTCGCCCTGCCCGTGCGGGCTTCCCGCGACCTACGGGGAGTGCTGCGGCCGCTTCCACAGCGGCGAGGAGTCCGCCCCCACCGCCGAGCACCTGATGCGCTCCCGCTACAGCGCCTTCGCCGTCCAGGACGCGGCGTATCTGCTGCGCACCTGGCATGCGTCGACCCGGCCCCGGCATCTGGAGCTGGACCCGGCGATGCACTGGGCGAGCCTGGAGATCGAGGAGACGACGGACGGAAGCGCGTTCCACGTGAAGGGCACGGTCACCTTCCGTGCGCGCTACCGGCACCACGGCAAGCGCGGCGAACTGTACGAGCGCAGCAACTTCCAGCGGCAGAACGGGATGTGGGTGTACGTGGACGGCACGTTCATCGACGGCACCTGA
- a CDS encoding helix-turn-helix transcriptional regulator, whose protein sequence is MSDNELGLFLRTRREAVTPAEVGLPTGPRRRTPGLRRSELATLAGVSVEYVTRLEQGRDRRPSAPVLAALADALRLTPSERVHLHRITKAAEGGFSCMGAAIPSRTVRPTVRALIDSLEPAPSVLLNRLGEILAWTEGYERLARPMGLLDGTPPNLARFVFLDERAKAAYPDWDQVADEQVAALKQGPFRADQQVALLADELTVMAGAAFADRAEVLPGLPKANGVTRLVHPQAGELRLAYETLELPADDDQRLVVHLPADDLTAAALDRLHGRRPGVLRVVSG, encoded by the coding sequence GTGAGCGACAACGAGCTGGGCCTGTTCCTGCGCACCCGCCGCGAGGCCGTCACCCCCGCCGAAGTCGGCCTGCCCACCGGCCCCCGCCGCCGTACGCCCGGGCTCCGCCGTTCCGAACTGGCCACGCTCGCCGGCGTCAGCGTCGAGTACGTGACCCGGCTCGAGCAGGGCCGCGACCGCCGGCCGTCCGCGCCCGTGCTTGCCGCTCTCGCCGACGCACTGCGGCTCACCCCCAGCGAACGCGTCCATCTGCACCGCATCACCAAGGCTGCGGAGGGAGGCTTCAGCTGCATGGGTGCCGCGATCCCGTCGCGTACGGTGCGGCCCACCGTGCGGGCCCTGATCGACAGCCTCGAGCCCGCACCCTCCGTCCTGCTCAACCGGCTCGGCGAGATCCTCGCCTGGACCGAGGGCTACGAACGTCTCGCACGGCCCATGGGCCTGCTGGACGGCACCCCGCCGAACCTGGCCCGCTTCGTCTTCCTCGACGAACGGGCCAAGGCCGCCTACCCCGACTGGGACCAGGTCGCCGACGAACAGGTCGCCGCGCTCAAGCAGGGTCCCTTCCGTGCGGATCAGCAAGTCGCGCTCCTCGCGGACGAGTTGACCGTCATGGCCGGGGCCGCCTTCGCCGACCGGGCGGAGGTCTTGCCCGGCCTGCCGAAGGCGAACGGGGTCACCCGGCTCGTCCACCCGCAGGCGGGTGAGCTGCGCCTGGCGTACGAAACCCTCGAACTGCCCGCGGACGACGATCAGCGCCTGGTCGTCCACCTCCCCGCCGACGACCTCACCGCCGCGGCCCTCGACCGTCTCCACGGTCGTCGGCCGGGAGTGCTGCGGGTCGTCTCCGGCTGA
- the ligD gene encoding non-homologous end-joining DNA ligase, with product MAAAVELEVGERTVRVSNPDKVYFPEHGYTKLDMVQYYLAVGDGITRALRNRPTTLERYPDGVTGESFFQKRAPKYLPEWIPTAHITFPSGRSADEMCPTEPAAVLWAANLGAVTFHPWPVRRDDTDHPDELRIDLDPQPGTDYADAVHAAHELRDVLDGAGLRGWPKTSGGRGLHVFVPIEPRWTFTQVRRAAIACGRQLERRMPDRVTIKWWKEERGQRIFVDYNQTARDRTIASAYSVRPRPHAPVSAPLRWDEIDDAVPEDFDIKSMPARYAEVGDVHSDMDDQRFGLESLLELANKDEAEHGLGDLPYPPEYPKMPGEPKRVQPSRAKKDDAEPAE from the coding sequence ATGGCCGCAGCGGTGGAACTGGAAGTGGGCGAGCGGACCGTCCGTGTGTCCAATCCCGACAAGGTGTACTTCCCTGAGCACGGCTACACCAAGCTGGACATGGTCCAGTACTACCTGGCCGTCGGCGACGGCATCACCCGCGCGCTGCGCAACCGCCCCACCACGCTGGAGCGCTACCCCGACGGCGTGACCGGCGAGTCCTTCTTCCAGAAGCGCGCCCCCAAATACCTCCCCGAGTGGATCCCCACCGCACACATCACCTTCCCCAGCGGCCGGTCCGCGGACGAGATGTGCCCGACGGAACCGGCCGCGGTCCTGTGGGCGGCCAATCTCGGAGCTGTCACCTTCCACCCGTGGCCCGTGCGACGCGACGACACCGACCATCCGGACGAGCTCCGCATCGACCTCGACCCGCAGCCCGGCACCGACTACGCCGACGCCGTGCACGCCGCCCACGAACTGCGCGACGTGCTCGACGGGGCAGGTCTGCGCGGCTGGCCCAAGACCTCCGGCGGACGCGGTCTCCATGTGTTCGTGCCGATCGAGCCGCGCTGGACCTTCACCCAGGTCCGGCGCGCCGCGATCGCCTGCGGGCGGCAACTGGAACGCCGCATGCCCGACCGGGTGACGATCAAGTGGTGGAAGGAGGAACGCGGGCAGCGCATCTTCGTGGACTACAACCAGACTGCCCGCGACCGCACCATCGCGTCCGCCTACTCGGTCCGCCCCCGCCCGCACGCCCCGGTCTCGGCACCGCTTCGCTGGGACGAGATCGACGACGCCGTGCCGGAGGACTTCGACATCAAGTCGATGCCCGCGCGCTATGCCGAAGTGGGCGATGTCCACTCCGACATGGACGACCAGCGCTTCGGCCTGGAGAGCCTGCTTGAGTTGGCCAACAAGGACGAGGCGGAGCACGGACTGGGCGATCTGCCGTACCCGCCGGAGTACCCGAAGATGCCGGGTGAGCCGAAGCGCGTCCAGCCGAGCCGTGCCAAGAAGGACGACGCCGAACCCGCCGAGTAG
- a CDS encoding hydroxysqualene dehydroxylase: MDRSGTSRRTFIAGTAAVGGSAALATAGAAGTAAAAEGVRSVAASGVRSVAAGGVRSVAAGGVRSVAVLGGGVAGLTAAHELAERGFEVTVYERRALGGKARSMDVPDSARGGRRALPAEHGFRFIPGIYHNLPDTMRRIPFPGNANGVWDNLVAPPEMSFARTGREDLRLPLPWPGHKPADLSLDDIRRALTGLLETVRGIPPHEAAYFVGRVLVFFTSCDERRNGTWEYKPWWDFVRAGQMSHDYQRILAVGVTRNIVATKAEEASTRTVASLLEAFIFNALGRGADGPLDRILNAPTNEAWIDPWVEHLRARGVEFRVGWTVREVRYGSGRVTAAVIEDPQGARTSVTADHYVSAMPVEHARRTWGPALRAADPQLGRCDKLETDWMTGIQFYLTERAPLLNGHFNCIDSPWALTAIQQAGHWPERDFPADYGDGVAVDCLSVDISEWDQPGILYGKTAKQCTRNEVAREVWAQLKAAVNDTGKTVLKDGALHSWYLDPGVDGLGTPNPTNDDELLIHPVGTFHNRPQAATAIPNFFLAGDYVSVDIDLATMEGANASARAAVNALLDRDGSAAARCTITPMFRAPELEILKRHDRIRYRLGLRNALDLG, from the coding sequence ATGGATCGGTCGGGCACCTCACGACGTACGTTCATTGCGGGGACGGCCGCGGTCGGCGGCAGTGCCGCGCTGGCCACGGCAGGGGCGGCCGGCACAGCTGCCGCGGCCGAAGGCGTCCGGTCCGTCGCGGCCAGTGGTGTCCGGTCCGTCGCGGCCGGTGGTGTCCGGTCCGTCGCGGCCGGTGGTGTCCGGTCCGTCGCCGTGCTCGGCGGCGGCGTCGCCGGGCTGACCGCCGCGCACGAGCTGGCCGAGCGCGGTTTCGAGGTCACCGTGTACGAGCGCCGGGCGCTGGGCGGCAAGGCCCGCAGCATGGACGTTCCGGACAGCGCCAGGGGCGGACGCCGCGCGTTACCCGCGGAGCACGGCTTCCGCTTCATCCCCGGCATCTATCACAACCTGCCGGACACGATGCGCCGCATCCCCTTCCCCGGCAACGCCAACGGGGTGTGGGACAACCTGGTGGCACCGCCCGAGATGTCGTTCGCCCGCACCGGGCGTGAGGATCTGCGCCTCCCCCTCCCCTGGCCCGGACACAAGCCGGCCGACCTTTCCCTCGACGACATCCGCCGGGCTCTCACGGGCCTGCTGGAGACCGTGCGCGGCATCCCGCCCCACGAGGCGGCGTACTTCGTGGGGCGGGTACTGGTCTTCTTCACCAGCTGTGACGAACGGCGCAACGGGACATGGGAGTACAAGCCCTGGTGGGACTTCGTCAGGGCCGGGCAGATGAGCCACGACTACCAGCGCATCCTCGCCGTCGGTGTCACCCGCAACATCGTGGCGACCAAGGCCGAGGAGGCCAGCACCCGCACCGTCGCCTCGCTCCTCGAAGCCTTCATCTTCAACGCGCTCGGACGCGGCGCCGACGGGCCCCTGGACCGGATCCTCAACGCCCCGACCAACGAGGCCTGGATCGATCCGTGGGTGGAGCATCTGAGAGCTCGGGGCGTGGAGTTCCGCGTCGGCTGGACCGTACGGGAGGTGAGGTACGGATCCGGGCGCGTCACCGCCGCGGTGATCGAGGACCCGCAGGGTGCACGCACATCCGTCACCGCCGACCACTATGTCTCCGCGATGCCCGTCGAGCATGCGCGGCGGACCTGGGGCCCGGCACTGCGGGCGGCCGATCCGCAGCTCGGGCGTTGCGACAAGCTGGAGACGGACTGGATGACGGGCATTCAGTTCTATCTCACCGAGCGGGCACCGCTCCTGAACGGACATTTCAACTGCATCGACTCACCTTGGGCCTTGACGGCCATTCAGCAGGCCGGACACTGGCCGGAAAGGGACTTCCCCGCCGACTACGGCGACGGCGTCGCGGTGGACTGCCTGTCCGTGGACATCTCCGAATGGGACCAGCCAGGGATCCTGTACGGCAAGACCGCCAAGCAGTGCACCCGCAACGAGGTGGCGCGGGAGGTGTGGGCTCAGCTGAAAGCGGCCGTCAACGACACCGGCAAGACCGTGCTCAAGGACGGCGCCCTGCACTCCTGGTATCTCGACCCGGGCGTCGACGGCCTCGGCACCCCGAACCCCACCAACGACGACGAGCTGCTCATCCACCCGGTCGGCACCTTCCACAACCGCCCGCAGGCGGCGACCGCGATCCCCAACTTCTTCCTGGCCGGCGACTACGTGTCCGTCGACATCGACCTGGCGACGATGGAGGGCGCCAACGCCTCGGCGCGCGCCGCGGTCAACGCCCTTCTCGACCGCGACGGCTCGGCAGCGGCCCGCTGCACGATCACGCCGATGTTCCGCGCCCCGGAGCTGGAGATCCTCAAGCGCCACGACCGCATCCGCTACCGGCTGGGGCTGCGCAACGCCCTCGATCTGGGCTGA
- a CDS encoding DUF6434 domain-containing protein yields MSTNMGESRPPLNAAMTGSELLRWYWTLAELTGLARSTGVSTAGGKAELTARLAAALDGAPPSAEVLPAPARRSRAVPQLAAPVAAGTVIPEGQRCSQVLRAFFAARIGPAFRFDAFMRAFIAESAGRTLGDAVQHWYDTREEAARPQEVGAQFEFNRFLRSWHAEHPSGTRAEALNAWRVHRATPKGRAGP; encoded by the coding sequence GTGAGTACGAATATGGGGGAGTCCCGCCCGCCTTTGAACGCGGCCATGACGGGGTCCGAGTTGCTGCGCTGGTACTGGACGCTGGCCGAACTGACGGGGCTGGCCCGGTCGACGGGCGTTTCGACCGCAGGCGGGAAGGCGGAACTGACCGCTCGCCTGGCCGCCGCCCTCGACGGGGCGCCGCCGTCGGCCGAGGTGCTGCCCGCGCCCGCCCGCCGCTCCCGGGCTGTCCCGCAGCTTGCCGCGCCGGTGGCCGCCGGCACGGTGATCCCGGAGGGGCAGCGGTGCAGCCAGGTGCTCCGCGCCTTCTTCGCCGCCCGGATCGGTCCGGCGTTCCGCTTCGACGCCTTCATGCGCGCGTTCATCGCCGAGAGCGCGGGCCGGACGCTCGGTGACGCCGTACAGCACTGGTACGACACGCGGGAGGAGGCGGCGAGGCCTCAGGAAGTCGGCGCCCAGTTCGAGTTCAACCGCTTTCTGCGGTCCTGGCATGCCGAGCATCCGTCGGGCACTCGCGCCGAGGCGCTGAACGCCTGGCGGGTGCACCGGGCGACGCCGAAGGGCAGGGCCGGGCCGTGA